In a genomic window of Sutcliffiella sp. FSL R7-0096:
- the rpsF gene encoding 30S ribosomal protein S6: MNKYEIMYIIRPNIEEDAKKALTERFNTILTDNGADLSESKEWGKRRLAYEINDFRDGYYMLVNVAAEPAAVQEFDRLAKISEDIIRHIVVKKEEK, encoded by the coding sequence ATGAACAAGTACGAAATCATGTATATCATCCGTCCAAACATTGAGGAAGACGCTAAAAAAGCTCTTACAGAACGTTTCAATACGATCCTAACTGACAACGGTGCAGATCTTAGTGAATCAAAAGAGTGGGGCAAACGCCGCTTAGCTTACGAAATCAATGATTTCCGTGACGGCTACTATATGCTAGTAAACGTAGCTGCTGAGCCAGCTGCAGTTCAAGAGTTTGATCGTCTTGCTAAAATCAGCGAAGACATCATCCGTCATATCGTTGTGAAAAAAGAAGAAAAATAA
- a CDS encoding ParB/RepB/Spo0J family partition protein, translating into MGKGLGKGINALFPSIEASKEEAVQEIAIKEIRPNPYQPRKYFETEAIQELKESILQHGILQPIIVRKSIKGYEIVVGERRFRAAKEAKLTKVPVVVRTLTEQQMMELALLENLQREDLTPIEEAAAYQSLMAKLELTQEQLASRLGKSRPHIANHIRLLSLPKSVQELMNDGKLSMGHGRALLGLKRKEKLKAVIEKVLQEHLNVRQLEQLIQQLNESVPRETKKDSEEKDIFLQDQESFLRERFGTSVFIKRSKNKGKIEIEFFSDDDLNRLLELLAQSEE; encoded by the coding sequence ATGGGTAAAGGATTAGGTAAAGGCATTAACGCTCTCTTCCCTTCTATTGAAGCTTCCAAGGAAGAAGCCGTTCAAGAAATCGCTATTAAAGAAATTCGTCCCAACCCCTATCAGCCACGAAAATACTTTGAAACGGAAGCGATCCAGGAACTGAAAGAATCGATCCTCCAGCATGGGATCCTTCAGCCTATCATAGTGCGCAAAAGTATCAAAGGCTATGAAATTGTGGTGGGAGAACGTCGTTTCCGAGCTGCGAAAGAGGCAAAATTAACGAAAGTTCCAGTAGTGGTCCGCACCCTGACGGAACAGCAGATGATGGAGCTAGCCCTCCTTGAGAATCTGCAACGTGAGGACCTTACACCTATTGAAGAGGCAGCCGCATACCAATCGCTTATGGCGAAGCTCGAGCTGACTCAGGAACAATTGGCAAGCAGGCTCGGTAAATCCAGACCGCATATTGCCAACCATATCCGTTTATTATCTCTTCCGAAATCTGTACAGGAACTGATGAACGATGGCAAGCTTTCCATGGGTCACGGCCGGGCACTACTCGGACTTAAAAGGAAAGAAAAACTTAAAGCAGTCATTGAGAAAGTATTGCAAGAACATTTGAATGTGCGGCAGTTGGAACAACTCATCCAGCAGTTAAACGAGAGCGTTCCACGTGAAACGAAAAAAGACTCGGAAGAAAAGGATATCTTTCTTCAAGATCAAGAGTCCTTCCTACGGGAGCGTTTTGGCACCTCAGTGTTTATCAAACGTTCAAAAAACAAAGGGAAAATTGAAATCGAGTTTTTCTCTGATGATGATTTGAACAGACTGCTGGAATTATTGGCTCAATCAGAAGAATAA
- the noc gene encoding nucleoid occlusion protein — protein MKSPFSRFFGIGEKEEQEIVEKTDHEKIMQVPVKDIVPNRYQPRTVFVDERIEELSLTIRTHGIIQPIVVRQFDEGKYEIIAGERRWRAVQKLGWETIPAIVKEFNDAETASVALIENLQREELSAIEEAIAYSKLLELHSLTQEALAQRLGKGQSTVANKLRLLKLPSEIQDALLQKKITERHARALIPLKQPEKQVAVLAEILEKQLNVKQTEERVVKLLESSNPKPKAKRKAFSKDMRIAMNTIRQSLTMVNDSGIKLDSQEEETEEYYQFTIRIPKK, from the coding sequence ATGAAATCTCCGTTCTCTCGTTTTTTTGGAATCGGCGAAAAAGAAGAACAGGAAATAGTAGAAAAGACTGATCATGAAAAAATAATGCAGGTACCTGTAAAGGACATTGTTCCGAATAGATACCAACCTCGTACTGTTTTTGTAGATGAAAGAATAGAAGAATTATCTTTAACCATCCGTACACACGGAATCATCCAACCGATTGTTGTTCGTCAATTTGATGAAGGAAAATATGAAATCATCGCTGGTGAACGCCGTTGGAGAGCGGTTCAGAAGCTAGGCTGGGAGACGATCCCTGCGATCGTAAAGGAATTCAACGATGCGGAAACAGCCTCTGTTGCCCTAATTGAAAACCTTCAACGAGAAGAATTATCCGCAATTGAGGAAGCAATTGCATACTCCAAGCTGTTGGAGCTGCATAGCCTGACTCAGGAGGCATTAGCCCAACGTTTAGGAAAAGGTCAATCCACGGTAGCCAATAAACTGCGCTTGCTAAAATTGCCTTCTGAAATACAGGATGCCCTCCTCCAAAAGAAGATTACAGAACGTCATGCACGTGCTCTTATCCCTTTGAAACAGCCGGAAAAACAAGTGGCCGTTCTTGCTGAAATACTTGAAAAGCAATTGAATGTAAAGCAGACAGAGGAACGTGTAGTGAAATTGCTCGAGTCCTCCAATCCTAAGCCTAAAGCTAAGCGTAAGGCGTTCAGTAAAGATATGCGTATCGCCATGAATACGATTCGTCAGTCTCTTACAATGGTTAACGACAGTGGAATCAAACTGGATTCCCAAGAAGAAGAAACCGAGGAATACTACCAATTCACTATTCGTATCCCCAAAAAATAG
- a CDS encoding DUF951 domain-containing protein: MTDKEFGLNDVVEMKKAHPCGTNRWKVVRMGMDIRIKCEGCDHTVLMPRKEFTRKIKKILVKSEE; encoded by the coding sequence ATGACAGATAAAGAATTCGGATTGAATGATGTGGTGGAAATGAAAAAAGCGCACCCATGCGGAACAAATAGATGGAAAGTAGTCCGGATGGGGATGGATATCCGCATAAAATGCGAAGGCTGCGACCACACCGTCCTCATGCCACGCAAAGAATTCACCAGAAAAATAAAGAAGATATTGGTGAAAAGTGAAGAGTAA
- a CDS encoding DUF554 domain-containing protein, giving the protein MVLLGTIVNGICIILGTLLGKLFTRIPENTKETVMKVIGLAVFLLGTQMGFKSNEFLIVIISLVVGAVLGEWINLDGKLNSVGNWLERRLGSNQQGSVSKGFVTATLIFVIGAMSVVGSLDSGLRGDHQVLYTKSIIDGFTSIVLATTLGIGVLFSAIPVMLYQGGIALFATQIDLFVPPALLELLIYEITATGGVMIMAIGLNIIGISAIRVANLLPGILVAAGLVLVQYFFML; this is encoded by the coding sequence GTGGTTTTATTAGGAACCATTGTAAATGGTATATGCATTATTCTGGGAACACTCCTCGGGAAGTTGTTCACCCGGATTCCCGAAAATACAAAAGAGACGGTCATGAAAGTCATCGGTCTTGCGGTATTTCTCCTTGGGACGCAAATGGGTTTTAAAAGTAATGAATTTCTGATTGTCATTATCAGCCTTGTTGTAGGGGCTGTCCTTGGCGAGTGGATCAATCTGGATGGAAAATTGAACAGCGTGGGCAATTGGCTTGAACGCCGGCTGGGGTCTAATCAGCAGGGCTCTGTATCAAAGGGATTTGTCACGGCGACGCTTATTTTTGTTATCGGAGCAATGTCAGTTGTCGGTTCCTTGGATAGTGGGCTCAGAGGGGACCATCAGGTTCTTTATACCAAATCAATCATTGATGGTTTTACCAGCATTGTGCTTGCTACAACTCTGGGAATCGGTGTGTTGTTCTCTGCTATCCCCGTTATGCTCTATCAAGGGGGCATTGCTCTTTTTGCAACACAAATTGATTTATTTGTACCGCCGGCTTTGCTGGAGTTACTAATCTATGAAATTACCGCTACCGGGGGCGTCATGATCATGGCGATTGGCCTCAATATTATCGGCATTTCTGCGATCCGAGTGGCCAATCTGCTTCCAGGAATCCTTGTGGCAGCAGGATTAGTGCTTGTTCAATATTTCTTTATGCTTTAA
- the mnmG gene encoding tRNA uridine-5-carboxymethylaminomethyl(34) synthesis enzyme MnmG produces MEYHAGSYDVIVIGAGHAGVEAGLAAARQGAKTLMVTINLDMVAFMPCNPSVGGPAKGIVVREIDALGGEMGRNIDKTHIQMRMLNTGKGPAVRALRAQADKFLYQHEMKKTIENEENITLLQGMVEKLIVEDGVCKGVITQTGAIYESKTVVITTGTFLRGKIILGELQYLSGPNNQQPSITLSEHLEELGFDLVRFKTGTPPRVNSASIDYSKTEIQPGDDVPRAFSYETTEYITDQLPCWLTYTSAETHQLIDDNLHRSPMYSGMIKGTGPRYCPSIEDKVVRFNDKPRHQIFLEPEGRNTQEVYVQGLSTSLPEDVQRKILTTIPGLENVRMMRAGYAIEYDSIVPTQLWPTLETKKVQNLYTAGQINGTSGYEEAAGQGIMAGINAGRRALGREDLILSRSDAYIGVLIDDLVTKGTNEPYRLLTSRAEYRLLLRHDNADLRLTDIGHEIGLISPERYERFTAKKQEIEMEKERLQSIIIKPNEQVQTIIREAGGSELKDGIRAADLLKRPEMTYQHIHHMVPADKDISPDVAEQVEIQVKYEGYIQKSLQQVDRLKKMENKKIPENIDYDDIHGLANEARQKLKEVRPLSVAQASRISGVNPADVSILLVYLEQGRIARVSNE; encoded by the coding sequence ATGGAATATCATGCAGGTTCCTATGATGTAATAGTAATTGGCGCTGGTCATGCAGGAGTAGAAGCAGGACTGGCAGCAGCTCGTCAGGGAGCGAAAACGTTAATGGTGACCATCAACCTGGATATGGTTGCCTTTATGCCATGTAATCCATCTGTCGGCGGTCCTGCTAAAGGAATCGTTGTGCGTGAAATTGACGCTCTAGGTGGGGAAATGGGTAGAAATATTGATAAGACGCATATTCAGATGCGTATGCTGAATACAGGAAAAGGTCCTGCCGTTCGGGCCTTGCGTGCACAGGCGGATAAATTCCTCTATCAGCATGAGATGAAAAAAACCATTGAAAATGAAGAAAATATAACACTTCTACAAGGGATGGTCGAAAAATTGATCGTCGAGGACGGGGTGTGCAAGGGTGTCATCACCCAAACTGGGGCCATCTACGAATCCAAGACGGTGGTCATCACCACAGGGACATTCCTTCGCGGAAAAATTATACTAGGAGAACTTCAATATTTAAGTGGTCCGAACAACCAACAGCCTTCCATTACGCTATCTGAGCATTTGGAAGAACTCGGGTTTGATTTGGTTCGTTTTAAAACAGGAACACCTCCTCGTGTAAACAGTGCATCCATTGATTACAGCAAAACAGAAATTCAACCAGGCGACGATGTGCCGCGGGCATTTTCTTATGAAACAACAGAATACATCACAGATCAACTACCATGTTGGTTGACATATACTAGTGCCGAGACACATCAACTTATAGATGACAATTTGCACCGTTCCCCGATGTACTCTGGGATGATTAAAGGGACAGGCCCTCGGTATTGCCCATCGATTGAGGATAAAGTGGTTCGATTCAACGACAAGCCTCGACACCAAATCTTTTTGGAGCCAGAAGGGCGTAATACGCAAGAAGTATATGTACAGGGGCTTTCCACAAGTCTTCCTGAAGATGTGCAGCGTAAAATCCTTACCACCATCCCAGGATTGGAAAATGTGCGGATGATGCGTGCAGGTTATGCAATCGAATACGATTCCATCGTCCCAACGCAACTTTGGCCGACATTGGAAACGAAAAAGGTGCAAAACCTGTATACGGCAGGTCAAATTAATGGGACTTCGGGGTATGAAGAGGCTGCCGGGCAAGGAATCATGGCTGGAATCAATGCAGGCCGCCGTGCCCTTGGAAGAGAGGACCTCATCCTCAGCCGTTCCGATGCTTATATCGGGGTATTGATCGATGATCTTGTCACCAAAGGCACAAACGAACCATATCGCCTGTTAACATCCCGAGCGGAATACCGCCTATTGCTCCGCCATGACAATGCGGACTTGCGCTTGACGGATATCGGGCATGAAATCGGTTTGATTTCTCCCGAACGCTATGAACGGTTTACGGCGAAAAAGCAAGAAATCGAAATGGAAAAAGAGCGCCTTCAGTCTATCATCATCAAACCGAATGAACAGGTCCAAACCATTATAAGAGAAGCTGGTGGGAGTGAGCTGAAAGATGGCATCAGAGCGGCTGATTTATTGAAGCGCCCTGAAATGACTTATCAGCACATTCATCACATGGTACCTGCGGACAAGGACATTTCTCCTGATGTTGCAGAACAGGTGGAAATACAGGTGAAATACGAAGGATATATCCAAAAATCACTTCAACAGGTAGACCGCCTGAAGAAAATGGAGAATAAAAAGATACCGGAAAATATCGATTACGATGATATTCACGGGCTTGCGAATGAAGCAAGGCAGAAGCTGAAAGAGGTACGCCCACTATCTGTTGCCCAGGCTTCACGGATCTCGGGAGTAAATCCTGCGGACGTATCCATCTTGCTTGTTTATTTGGAACAGGGTCGGATAGCAAGAGTATCCAACGAGTAA
- the yyaC gene encoding spore protease YyaC, with amino-acid sequence MNLKSNFFEKKGGNIRIAHDEVDAYKELALTLQSHLPTSLIYRPIVIVCIGTDRSTGDSLGPLVGTKLFDKNLEHVHVYGTLDDPIHAVNLEEKLAYIQTKHLTPFIIAIDACLGRLKSVGQITIADGPVMPGAGVKKDLPPVGDIHITGIVNVSGFMEFFVLQNTRLSLVMKMANVVANSIQELDKSIERKNFIASAAREQEPPFIQAQE; translated from the coding sequence ATGAATCTTAAATCTAATTTTTTCGAGAAGAAGGGAGGCAATATTCGTATTGCTCATGATGAAGTAGATGCCTATAAAGAACTGGCACTCACTTTACAATCCCACCTTCCTACAAGTCTTATATACCGTCCCATTGTCATTGTCTGCATCGGTACAGATCGTTCAACTGGGGATTCCCTGGGACCACTCGTCGGGACAAAGCTTTTTGATAAAAACCTCGAGCATGTTCATGTATATGGCACGCTGGATGATCCTATTCATGCCGTCAATTTGGAAGAGAAACTTGCTTACATTCAAACAAAGCATTTGACGCCCTTTATCATTGCCATCGACGCATGCCTTGGCAGGTTAAAGAGTGTCGGTCAGATCACGATTGCAGATGGACCCGTCATGCCTGGGGCTGGGGTGAAAAAAGACTTGCCTCCTGTTGGGGATATTCATATCACGGGGATTGTGAACGTTAGTGGGTTTATGGAGTTCTTTGTACTGCAAAATACAAGGCTTAGCCTAGTAATGAAAATGGCAAATGTAGTGGCAAACTCCATACAGGAGCTCGATAAATCCATTGAGCGAAAGAATTTTATCGCTTCTGCCGCAAGAGAACAGGAGCCGCCATTTATTCAAGCCCAGGAATAA
- the ychF gene encoding redox-regulated ATPase YchF: MALTAGIVGLPNVGKSTLFNAITQAGAESANYPFCTIDPNVGIVDVPDERLQKLTELVNPKKTVPTHFEFTDIAGIVKGASKGEGLGNKFLSHIRQVDAICHVVRCFADDNITHVSGGVNPIDDIETINLELILADLESVDKRLERVAKLAKQKDKEAVYEHEVLVLVKEALENELPARTVEVTDEQVKYLKGMHLLTSKPVLYVANVGEDDVADTSDNEYVQQVREFAAKDNAEVITVCAKIESEIVELDADEKAMFLEELGIKESGLDQLIRAAYNLLGLATYFTAGVQEVRAWTFRTGMKAPQCAGVIHTDFERGFIRAETVSYEDLLAAGSHTAAKEAGKVRLEGKEYIVKDGDVIHFRFNV, from the coding sequence ATGGCTTTAACAGCAGGTATCGTTGGTCTTCCAAACGTAGGGAAATCAACGCTTTTTAATGCAATTACACAAGCGGGGGCGGAATCTGCCAACTACCCGTTCTGTACCATAGATCCGAACGTAGGAATCGTAGATGTTCCAGATGAGCGTCTGCAAAAATTAACAGAACTTGTAAATCCAAAGAAGACTGTACCAACTCACTTTGAATTTACCGATATTGCCGGAATCGTAAAAGGTGCAAGCAAAGGGGAGGGCCTTGGTAACAAGTTCTTGTCCCACATCCGTCAAGTGGACGCCATTTGTCATGTGGTTCGTTGTTTTGCTGATGACAATATCACCCATGTATCCGGTGGGGTGAATCCAATCGATGATATCGAGACCATCAACCTTGAGCTTATTTTAGCCGACCTGGAATCAGTTGATAAGCGTCTTGAGCGTGTAGCCAAATTGGCGAAGCAAAAAGATAAAGAAGCGGTCTATGAGCATGAAGTGCTTGTGCTAGTGAAAGAAGCGCTTGAAAATGAGCTTCCTGCACGTACGGTGGAAGTAACGGACGAGCAAGTGAAATACTTAAAAGGCATGCATCTACTAACGAGCAAGCCTGTCCTTTATGTAGCAAATGTTGGGGAAGACGATGTAGCAGACACTTCCGACAACGAATACGTGCAACAAGTTCGTGAATTTGCTGCAAAAGACAATGCAGAAGTCATCACAGTTTGTGCGAAAATCGAGTCTGAAATTGTGGAACTAGATGCGGACGAAAAAGCAATGTTCCTAGAAGAGCTTGGCATTAAAGAATCTGGTCTAGATCAACTGATCCGTGCTGCCTACAACTTGCTTGGTCTTGCAACCTATTTCACTGCAGGAGTACAGGAAGTTCGCGCATGGACATTCCGTACAGGCATGAAAGCTCCACAATGTGCTGGAGTCATCCATACCGACTTCGAACGCGGATTCATCCGTGCAGAAACGGTTTCCTATGAGGACTTACTTGCAGCAGGCTCTCATACAGCTGCAAAAGAAGCAGGGAAAGTCCGTCTAGAAGGGAAAGAATACATCGTAAAAGACGGAGATGTCATCCACTTCCGTTTTAACGTATAA
- the ssb gene encoding single-stranded DNA-binding protein, producing MLNRVVLVGRLTKDPELRYTPSGVAVATFTLAVNRTFQNQQGEREADFINCVVWRKQAENAANFLKKGSLAGVDGRVQTRNYEGQDGKRVYVTEIVAESVQFLEPKGSGGSGNASRPNPNQNQGYGSSPNFGYDQNQQRSNNNNQGYTRVDDDPFKNDGQPIDISDDDLPF from the coding sequence ATGTTAAATCGCGTAGTATTGGTCGGTCGCTTGACCAAAGACCCTGAATTGCGCTATACCCCAAGTGGAGTGGCGGTTGCTACTTTTACATTGGCAGTAAACCGTACGTTCCAGAATCAGCAGGGCGAACGCGAAGCTGATTTTATTAACTGTGTTGTCTGGAGAAAACAAGCCGAAAACGCAGCAAACTTCCTGAAAAAAGGAAGCCTCGCTGGTGTGGATGGCCGTGTGCAGACACGCAATTATGAAGGCCAAGATGGAAAACGTGTATACGTAACGGAAATAGTGGCAGAAAGTGTTCAGTTCTTGGAGCCTAAGGGATCCGGAGGTTCTGGAAATGCATCTCGTCCTAATCCAAATCAAAATCAAGGCTATGGTTCATCACCTAACTTTGGGTATGATCAGAACCAACAGCGCAGCAATAACAACAACCAAGGTTATACTCGTGTTGATGACGACCCATTCAAGAATGATGGCCAACCAATTGATATATCCGACGACGATTTACCGTTCTAA
- a CDS encoding AAA family ATPase — protein sequence MGRIIAIANQKGGVGKTTTSVNLGACLAYIGKKVLLVDVDPQGNATSGVGIEKAEVNQCIYDILVEDVEAKKAILPTKVENLSIIPATIQLAGAEIELVPTISREVRLKRALDDVKHLFDYIIIDCPPSLGLLTINALTASDAVVIPVQCEYYALEGLSQLLNTVRLVQKHLNKELMIDGVLLTMLDARTNLGIQVIEEVKKYFQDKVYRTIIPRNVRLSEAPSHGEPIIIYDPKSRGAEVYLDLAKEVVTHG from the coding sequence ATGGGCAGAATTATTGCTATTGCTAACCAAAAAGGTGGAGTTGGAAAAACAACTACATCTGTTAATCTAGGTGCTTGTTTAGCATATATTGGTAAAAAAGTACTTTTAGTAGATGTAGACCCACAGGGAAACGCCACTAGTGGTGTTGGTATTGAAAAAGCAGAAGTCAATCAGTGCATTTATGATATTTTAGTAGAGGATGTAGAAGCCAAAAAGGCGATTCTTCCCACCAAGGTTGAGAACCTTTCTATCATCCCTGCAACCATACAACTGGCAGGTGCTGAGATTGAATTAGTTCCCACTATTTCAAGGGAAGTGCGATTAAAAAGGGCATTGGATGATGTAAAGCATCTATTTGATTACATAATCATAGATTGTCCCCCATCTTTAGGATTGTTGACGATCAACGCTCTGACCGCTTCTGATGCTGTTGTCATTCCTGTACAGTGCGAATATTACGCGTTGGAAGGATTAAGCCAATTATTAAATACTGTACGATTAGTACAAAAGCATCTGAATAAGGAACTGATGATTGATGGGGTCCTTTTAACGATGCTTGATGCAAGAACGAATCTGGGCATCCAAGTGATTGAAGAAGTGAAAAAGTATTTCCAAGATAAAGTGTATCGGACCATTATTCCTCGCAATGTTCGTTTGAGTGAAGCGCCAAGCCATGGAGAACCTATTATCATTTATGATCCGAAGTCACGTGGAGCGGAAGTTTACTTAGATTTAGCAAAGGAAGTGGTTACGCATGGGTAA
- the rsmG gene encoding 16S rRNA (guanine(527)-N(7))-methyltransferase RsmG, giving the protein MNKEQFVSLLEEKGISLSPQQLSQFDTYYKLLVEWNEKMNLTAITDEEEVYLKHFYDSITASFYVDLNQELTLCDVGAGAGFPSIPLKICFPNLKVTIVDSLNKRITFLQNLASELGLENVHFVHDRAETFGKNADYREKFDLVTARAVARLSVLSELCLPLVKEGGMFVPMKAAAASEELEKGKKALQILGGKLEEVHSFSLPLEESERNILIINKIKSTPKKYPRKPGTPNKQPLE; this is encoded by the coding sequence ATGAATAAAGAACAATTTGTTTCCCTGTTGGAGGAGAAAGGGATTTCCTTATCTCCCCAGCAGCTTTCCCAATTCGATACATATTACAAGTTGCTTGTGGAATGGAATGAAAAGATGAATCTTACAGCCATCACAGATGAAGAAGAGGTTTATCTGAAGCATTTCTACGATTCCATCACGGCATCGTTCTATGTGGATCTTAATCAAGAACTAACTCTTTGTGATGTAGGAGCGGGTGCTGGATTCCCCAGCATACCTCTTAAAATATGTTTTCCAAACCTGAAGGTTACGATTGTAGACTCCCTTAATAAGCGCATTACATTCTTGCAAAATCTTGCAAGTGAACTAGGTTTGGAGAATGTTCATTTTGTTCATGACAGAGCCGAAACATTCGGTAAAAATGCAGATTATCGTGAAAAATTCGACCTTGTTACTGCAAGAGCAGTGGCTCGTTTGTCTGTGCTAAGTGAATTATGTTTGCCATTGGTGAAAGAAGGCGGCATGTTTGTGCCAATGAAAGCTGCGGCAGCAAGCGAGGAACTTGAAAAAGGGAAAAAAGCTCTTCAAATCCTAGGTGGAAAATTAGAAGAAGTACATTCTTTTTCCTTGCCTTTAGAGGAAAGTGAAAGGAATATTCTTATCATCAACAAAATAAAGTCTACACCTAAGAAATACCCACGCAAACCGGGAACACCTAATAAACAACCTCTAGAATAG
- a CDS encoding mechanosensitive ion channel family protein — MEWLNRVLIKLRASLTNEDLWVSIGEGMLRVFLIILFATLVIKVGKKLIQNFVKLRKKGPIRISERRESTLLKLLQNVLTYVVCFVAFIMILDIVHIDVRALLAGAGIVGLAVGFGAQNLVKDIITGFFIIFEDQFSIGDYIRTGSFEGYVEEIGLRTTKIKSWTGELHILPNGSIVELTNFSIHNSVAVVDVSIAYEGKIDEAERVIRELLSELPVKYADMTEPPELLGIQTLGNSEVVLRIVCETVPMRHWFIGRSIRKEVKNRLDEAGIEIPFPRLVLYNREPKGEGHVSN, encoded by the coding sequence ATGGAATGGTTAAACCGTGTACTAATTAAACTGAGAGCTTCTTTAACAAATGAAGATTTATGGGTCTCGATAGGAGAAGGAATGCTTCGGGTTTTTCTTATTATCCTTTTCGCGACGCTTGTCATAAAAGTCGGAAAAAAGCTTATCCAAAACTTCGTGAAGCTTCGGAAAAAAGGTCCCATCCGCATATCGGAACGAAGAGAAAGTACTTTGTTGAAGCTTCTTCAAAATGTGTTAACGTATGTGGTGTGTTTTGTGGCCTTTATCATGATCCTGGATATTGTCCATATTGATGTCAGGGCCCTTTTAGCCGGTGCCGGGATTGTCGGGCTTGCAGTTGGTTTTGGGGCACAAAACCTGGTCAAGGATATCATTACAGGTTTTTTCATTATATTTGAAGACCAATTCTCTATCGGGGATTATATCAGGACCGGGTCTTTCGAGGGGTATGTAGAGGAAATCGGCCTGCGGACAACCAAGATAAAAAGTTGGACAGGGGAATTGCATATATTGCCCAATGGCAGTATTGTAGAATTAACGAACTTCTCCATTCATAATAGTGTGGCGGTGGTAGATGTAAGCATTGCCTATGAAGGAAAAATAGATGAAGCGGAACGCGTGATCCGGGAGCTTCTATCCGAGCTGCCGGTAAAGTACGCGGATATGACAGAACCACCAGAGTTGTTGGGCATCCAGACACTCGGGAATTCTGAAGTGGTACTAAGGATTGTGTGTGAGACGGTGCCGATGAGACATTGGTTCATTGGGCGTTCCATAAGGAAAGAAGTCAAGAACCGACTGGATGAAGCGGGTATTGAAATTCCGTTTCCACGACTTGTATTATATAACCGTGAGCCAAAGGGAGAAGGGCATGTTTCCAATTAA